In Camelus ferus isolate YT-003-E chromosome 5, BCGSAC_Cfer_1.0, whole genome shotgun sequence, one genomic interval encodes:
- the ERMN gene encoding ermin, with translation MTDVPVTFSPVEYNGDTPPENGQQKITKITEEAADVDSAPSYSRVEPSLEDIPTGGNREKSEKLQGTILLNSSMDEKILKEKPEENLYIVHKAITDLSLQETIVDEMTFRGGHQWEKIPLRSSNQEISRQKGRIAEQPLEEREDEDLKTKTHQATEIEWLGFRKPSQVDVLYSKHDEEQEVWDEEINDDDNCKDDEDEVRVIEFKKKGEVGSQLKEEVDASEDSPLSSPSSQPVTPDEQPTFEKKSDISRNAYSRYNTISYRKIRKGNTKQRIDEFESMMHL, from the exons ATGACAGATGTTCCAGTGACATTCAGTCCGGTTGAGTATAATGGAGATACACCACCTGAAAATGGTCAAcaaaaaatcactaaaatcacTGAGGAAGCCGCTGATGTGGATAGTGCCCCATCATACAGCAGGGTGGAACCTAGTCTTGAAGATATACCCACCGGAGGAAATCgggagaaaagtgaaaaattacaagGGACCATACTGCTCAACTCATCTATGGATGAGAAGATTCTAAAAG aaaaaccAGAAGAGAATCTCTATATTGTTCATAAGGCTATCACAGATCTTTCTCTCCAAGAAACAATTGTTGATGAAATGACATTCAGAGGAG GGCATCAGTGGGAGAAGATTCCTTTGAGGAGTAGTAACCAAGAAATAAGTagacagaaaggaagaattgCTGAACAACCTctagaagagagagaagatgaggaTCTGAAGACCAAAACTCATCAGGCAACTGAAATTGAATGGTTAGGATTCCGGAAACCTAGCCAAGTTGATGTGTTATATTCTAAGCATGATGAAGAGCAAGAAGTTTGGGATGAAGAaattaatgatgatgataattgcAAAGATGATGAAGATGAAGTTCGAGTaatagaatttaagaaaaaaggtgAAGTGGGTTCTCAATTAAAAGAGGAAGTTGATGCAAGTGAGGACTCCCCCCTGAGCAGCCCCAGTTCCCAACCTGTCACACCAGATGAGCAGCCAACCTTCGAGAAGAAGAGTGACATCTCCAGAAATGCTTATTCAAGATACAACACAATATCCTATCGGAAAATCAGAAAGGGGAACACCAAGCAAAGAATTGATGAATTCGAGTCTATGATGCATTTATAA